Proteins encoded within one genomic window of Candidatus Nezhaarchaeota archaeon:
- the argH gene encoding argininosuccinate lyase, whose protein sequence is MWEARVKAPSVETTQYISSISFDDRIALDVIRVNIAHLLMLAKQGIIDLSDAKAIYGVLRRLLQGFSLKTQLEDVHMCIEDEVVKEVGINVGGKLHTGKSRNDQVATALRMTAKKFIIELAHELLKLRETLLNQSERHINTVMPGYTHLQHAQPITLAHHLLAYHDKFDRDFRRLLEVYERVDESPMGSAALAGSSFNLDREYIAKLLGFSKIEENTVDAVSDRDFMIELAFAATMIMIHLSQLAEELVLWSTWEFGFVELPDAYSSTSSIMPQKKNPVVAEIVRARASQVLGMLLSALGILKRLPLSYNLDLQEVTPPVWFSVEETLRALNVMRGVVEGLQFDVKRMHEAAELGFSTATELANELVRRFNLPFRIAHRIVGRLVREAVNSGLMPHEITPEMLEKAALCEGVSIKVDERVIKESLSPERCISKCKVFGGPSQDFVIDMISNRKLKLAADYDKIVELKRKIEEIDVQLENEARRLGVT, encoded by the coding sequence ATGTGGGAAGCAAGGGTCAAAGCACCAAGTGTTGAGACCACTCAATACATATCGTCAATAAGCTTCGATGACAGGATAGCCTTAGATGTAATTAGAGTGAACATAGCCCACTTATTAATGCTTGCTAAGCAGGGGATCATTGATTTAAGCGATGCAAAAGCTATATACGGAGTCTTAAGGCGACTACTTCAAGGCTTCAGTTTGAAGACGCAATTAGAAGACGTTCACATGTGCATCGAAGATGAAGTAGTAAAAGAAGTTGGGATAAATGTTGGAGGTAAGTTGCACACAGGGAAAAGCAGGAATGATCAAGTGGCAACCGCGTTGCGCATGACCGCAAAGAAATTCATTATTGAATTAGCCCACGAGCTATTAAAGTTGAGAGAGACTTTGCTGAACCAATCTGAGAGACACATAAACACTGTAATGCCAGGTTACACCCATCTTCAGCACGCACAGCCAATTACTCTCGCGCATCACTTACTAGCATACCACGACAAGTTTGATAGAGATTTCAGGAGATTGTTGGAGGTCTATGAGAGGGTTGATGAGAGCCCCATGGGTAGTGCGGCACTTGCTGGTAGCAGCTTCAACTTGGATAGAGAGTATATTGCAAAGCTCTTGGGCTTCTCGAAAATAGAGGAGAACACAGTCGACGCTGTTTCAGACAGGGATTTCATGATTGAACTAGCCTTTGCTGCTACAATGATAATGATCCACTTGAGTCAGTTGGCCGAAGAGTTAGTACTATGGAGTACGTGGGAGTTCGGATTTGTAGAACTTCCAGATGCATATTCATCGACAAGCAGTATAATGCCTCAAAAGAAGAATCCTGTGGTGGCTGAAATTGTCAGGGCCAGAGCATCGCAAGTGCTTGGAATGTTGCTTTCTGCTTTAGGTATCCTGAAGAGACTACCGCTAAGCTACAACTTAGACCTTCAAGAAGTCACTCCTCCTGTGTGGTTTTCGGTCGAAGAGACGTTGAGGGCTTTGAACGTTATGAGGGGGGTTGTTGAGGGGCTACAGTTCGACGTGAAGAGAATGCATGAAGCTGCTGAGCTTGGCTTCTCCACGGCAACGGAGCTTGCAAATGAGCTTGTTAGACGCTTTAACTTGCCATTTAGAATAGCTCACAGGATTGTTGGTAGATTAGTTAGAGAGGCGGTTAACTCTGGCCTGATGCCTCACGAGATAACACCTGAGATGCTTGAAAAAGCTGCACTATGCGAGGGGGTCTCAATAAAAGTCGATGAAAGGGTCATTAAGGAGTCTCTTAGTCCTGAGAGGTGTATATCTAAGTGTAAAGTTTTTGGAGGTCCCTCACAAGACTTCGTCATTGACATGATTAGCAATCGTAAGCTCAAGTTAGCAGCTGATTATGATAAGATTGTTGAGCTTAAGAGGAAAATTGAGGAAATCGACGTTCAGCTTGAGAATGAAGCAAGAAGGCTTGGGGTGACGTGA
- a CDS encoding translation initiation factor translates to MSETCPICGLPRDLCVCEAIGREQQFIRIYLEKRKWGREVTVIEGIDEKSYDLRSIAGKLKAACACGGTAKNGKIELQGDHRYKAREVLVEMGFSPENISVE, encoded by the coding sequence ATGAGTGAGACCTGCCCCATATGTGGGCTACCAAGAGATCTATGCGTTTGCGAAGCTATTGGCCGTGAGCAACAGTTCATAAGGATATACCTCGAAAAACGCAAGTGGGGCCGTGAGGTTACAGTCATTGAGGGTATAGATGAGAAAAGCTACGACTTAAGGAGCATAGCCGGTAAACTTAAGGCTGCTTGTGCCTGTGGTGGGACGGCGAAGAACGGGAAGATAGAGTTGCAGGGCGACCATAGGTATAAAGCTAGAGAAGTTCTCGTTGAAATGGGCTTCTCACCTGAGAATATAAGCGTTGAGTAG
- a CDS encoding [LysW]-aminoadipate/[LysW]-glutamate kinase, producing MKFGGDLVANRGVLDELARDVAEVAEKSKVVVVHGGGDVVTVIAEKLGKPQVFVTSPDGFRSRYTDKETAEIYMMVMAGKINKEVVISLLKAGIKALGISGVDGGLLRAERKKRLVIIDERGRKRAIEGGYTGRIVGVNVEMLKGLLDMGFVPVIAPVALGDENEVLNVDGDRAAAHIASALKAETLVLLTDVEGVMMDGKLVDKMSLNRARAALKRVGAGMITKLYATIEALEGGVERVVIASGLKERPVTNALMGRGTVITLGD from the coding sequence GTGAAGTTTGGAGGCGATTTGGTAGCGAACAGAGGGGTACTTGATGAATTAGCTCGAGACGTAGCTGAAGTCGCAGAGAAGAGTAAAGTTGTGGTGGTGCACGGCGGAGGAGACGTAGTAACCGTGATAGCTGAGAAGTTGGGCAAGCCTCAAGTCTTCGTTACGTCACCTGATGGTTTCAGGAGTAGGTATACCGATAAGGAGACAGCTGAAATCTACATGATGGTCATGGCCGGTAAGATAAACAAGGAGGTCGTAATTAGCTTGTTGAAAGCTGGGATTAAGGCTTTAGGGATATCTGGTGTTGATGGAGGGCTTCTCAGAGCTGAACGCAAGAAGAGACTCGTAATAATAGATGAAAGAGGGAGGAAGAGGGCAATAGAGGGAGGGTATACAGGTAGAATAGTGGGCGTTAACGTTGAGATGTTAAAGGGCTTGCTAGATATGGGTTTTGTGCCGGTTATTGCGCCAGTAGCTCTCGGGGACGAAAATGAGGTTCTAAACGTTGATGGTGATAGAGCGGCGGCTCACATAGCTAGCGCGCTTAAAGCAGAGACTTTGGTGCTATTAACTGATGTTGAGGGGGTTATGATGGATGGTAAGCTCGTAGATAAAATGAGTCTCAATAGAGCGAGAGCGGCTTTAAAGCGTGTTGGCGCAGGTATGATAACGAAGCTCTATGCAACCATCGAGGCATTAGAGGGGGGCGTGGAGAGAGTAGTCATAGCCTCTGGGCTTAAGGAGAGACCTGTGACG
- a CDS encoding nicotinamide-nucleotide adenylyltransferase — protein MLFALFIGRFQPYHLGHLAATKWILEREERLIVGIGSAQYSHTFENPFTAGERVEMILATLEEEGLIGRCVIIPIPDIGQHALWVQLVKQYCPPFSRVYTNSPLTRRLFMENGIEVREIPLFMRDKYDATYIRKLMIEGGDWESYVPRPVAEVIKRVKGVERLREIVTKCDKYQ, from the coding sequence ATGCTGTTTGCCCTATTCATTGGTAGATTTCAGCCATACCACTTAGGTCACTTGGCTGCAACTAAGTGGATACTGGAGAGAGAAGAGAGGCTGATAGTAGGAATCGGATCTGCTCAGTACAGCCACACTTTCGAGAATCCATTCACAGCTGGTGAGAGGGTAGAGATGATCTTAGCAACACTTGAGGAGGAAGGGTTAATAGGAAGATGTGTGATAATTCCGATCCCAGACATCGGGCAACATGCTCTCTGGGTTCAGTTAGTAAAGCAGTACTGTCCTCCATTCTCAAGGGTGTACACGAATTCTCCATTAACTAGAAGATTATTCATGGAGAACGGGATTGAGGTGAGAGAGATACCGCTATTCATGCGTGATAAGTACGATGCGACATACATTCGAAAATTAATGATTGAAGGGGGCGATTGGGAGAGCTATGTGCCGAGACCTGTAGCTGAAGTGATAAAGAGAGTGAAGGGGGTTGAGAGATTAAGAGAAATAGTCACTAAATGTGATAAATACCAGTAA
- the speB gene encoding agmatinase: protein MSAIDLYVTRTPYRFFELEHDPHEADLVLLGFPYDSTSSFRVGSRFAPQQLRIYSAAIEGYVWELEIEISDVKVADAGDVMVVHGDTMTSLNRLKEVVQVFRSLKKKVGVVGGEHTLTLGSVHGCNPKSLIVFDAHLDLREEYPYGQKLSHATWLRRLLEGHNCEVAVVGVKATSREELENAKRMNLTHLTFKQVKKSGMKALDDVLSTLSDPLYVSVDVDVLDPAYAPGVTTPEPLGFTLQELLDGLWYLKDREILGFDVVEVCPPYDNGSTCISACKILMDLSVMSLSRLNLVN from the coding sequence GTGAGCGCAATAGACCTTTACGTTACGAGGACGCCCTACAGGTTTTTTGAGCTTGAGCACGACCCTCATGAAGCTGATCTAGTGTTGCTAGGCTTCCCCTATGACTCAACTTCGAGTTTTAGAGTTGGCTCTCGTTTCGCTCCTCAACAGTTGAGGATTTACTCGGCAGCTATTGAAGGTTATGTGTGGGAGCTTGAAATTGAGATATCTGATGTAAAAGTCGCTGACGCTGGGGACGTAATGGTAGTTCACGGGGATACTATGACCTCCTTAAACCGGCTTAAAGAGGTAGTTCAGGTCTTCAGGTCATTGAAGAAGAAGGTAGGAGTGGTGGGCGGTGAGCATACATTAACTCTTGGTTCAGTGCATGGTTGTAACCCTAAATCACTCATAGTATTTGATGCACACTTAGACCTAAGAGAGGAGTACCCTTATGGACAGAAGCTTAGCCATGCTACTTGGCTTCGAAGACTTTTAGAAGGGCATAACTGTGAAGTTGCTGTAGTTGGGGTTAAAGCAACGTCAAGAGAGGAGCTAGAGAATGCTAAGAGGATGAACTTAACTCACTTGACATTTAAGCAGGTGAAGAAAAGTGGGATGAAAGCGTTGGATGATGTGTTAAGCACCCTCTCAGACCCTCTATATGTTAGTGTCGATGTCGACGTCTTAGACCCAGCTTACGCGCCCGGTGTTACAACACCAGAGCCTCTTGGCTTTACACTTCAAGAGCTATTAGATGGACTTTGGTACCTCAAGGACAGAGAGATTTTAGGCTTTGATGTCGTAGAAGTATGTCCCCCCTACGATAACGGGTCTACGTGTATTTCAGCCTGCAAGATATTAATGGATCTATCAGTAATGTCGTTGAGCAGACTTAACCTTGTTAATTAA
- a CDS encoding helix-turn-helix domain-containing protein: MTTGIKLTTSQKELAIRIAGEIVFSDDVGHALRSWRQRFMVSTTELAHYLKVSPSVISDYESGRRKSPGIGFVRKVVSALIKIDEERGGRITEPLKRLYAGSEALRKAIIDIRDFIEPISIGEFCEKIKAELVVGEEVDFRPLLGYTVVDSIKLVLEVPSSDYLKLYGSTSQRAAIFVKVSTGRSPLVALKAMQAGLGNLRPGLIVLHGAKTIDKLAVTIAKNEGVPLAISRAPSQQDLLNTLKSIRPGETLLPPI; this comes from the coding sequence ATGACTACTGGAATAAAGTTGACTACGAGTCAGAAGGAATTAGCTATAAGAATAGCAGGCGAGATAGTGTTCTCAGACGACGTAGGACATGCTCTTAGAAGTTGGCGTCAGAGGTTCATGGTCTCCACAACAGAGCTCGCTCATTATTTAAAGGTCTCTCCTTCAGTCATATCTGATTACGAGAGTGGAAGGAGGAAATCTCCTGGGATAGGCTTCGTAAGGAAGGTCGTCTCAGCCCTCATCAAGATAGATGAGGAGAGAGGGGGGAGGATAACAGAGCCTTTGAAAAGACTTTATGCAGGATCAGAGGCATTACGTAAGGCGATAATCGACATAAGAGACTTCATTGAGCCTATAAGCATAGGAGAATTTTGTGAAAAAATCAAGGCAGAGCTTGTTGTGGGCGAGGAAGTTGATTTTAGACCTCTCCTCGGCTACACAGTTGTTGATAGCATAAAGCTGGTATTAGAGGTCCCCTCTAGCGATTACTTGAAGCTTTATGGTTCAACATCTCAAAGAGCCGCGATATTTGTTAAAGTCAGTACGGGAAGGTCCCCGCTCGTAGCCCTCAAGGCCATGCAAGCTGGTTTAGGTAATTTGAGGCCAGGTTTAATAGTGCTTCATGGAGCTAAGACCATAGATAAACTGGCAGTCACTATAGCGAAGAATGAAGGAGTGCCCCTGGCGATATCAAGGGCCCCCTCGCAACAAGACCTACTCAACACGCTCAAGTCTATAAGACCTGGAGAAACTCTATTACCACCAATTTGA
- a CDS encoding DUF2153 family protein, with translation MEWVESQKKTLEGAKESLKELEGADRLMLILASRNACYHIARTIRGFDSWLQNPMVIGLMPVEMAKEVQEKLYEIMFALMEFDIKHTSEFADLLSKLMEEGKLPKILFEKPERREEGRRLPYMF, from the coding sequence ATGGAGTGGGTTGAGAGTCAAAAGAAAACACTTGAGGGAGCTAAGGAGTCATTGAAGGAGTTAGAAGGAGCCGACAGACTCATGCTAATACTGGCTTCTAGAAATGCTTGCTACCATATAGCTAGGACGATAAGAGGGTTCGATAGCTGGCTTCAAAACCCCATGGTTATAGGTCTCATGCCTGTAGAAATGGCCAAAGAGGTTCAAGAGAAATTGTACGAAATAATGTTTGCATTGATGGAGTTTGACATAAAGCATACAAGCGAGTTCGCCGATCTCCTCTCAAAGCTCATGGAGGAGGGTAAGCTACCGAAGATCCTCTTCGAAAAGCCTGAAAGGAGAGAGGAAGGACGTAGGCTACCTTACATGTTCTAG
- the cutA gene encoding divalent-cation tolerance protein CutA, which translates to MGCHLVVLITFPSKEEAHKVSRKLVEEGLAACVNVVEKVRSFFIFEGKFEECDESLAIVKTKLETLQKLIDAVRSMHSYSVPEVIAIPIIAGYEHYLKWLEESIKV; encoded by the coding sequence ATGGGGTGCCATCTAGTTGTTCTCATAACTTTTCCGTCCAAGGAAGAAGCACACAAAGTCAGCAGAAAACTAGTTGAAGAGGGTTTAGCTGCATGTGTGAATGTCGTGGAGAAAGTCCGCTCCTTCTTCATATTCGAGGGCAAGTTTGAAGAGTGTGACGAATCTTTAGCGATCGTAAAAACCAAGCTCGAGACTCTACAAAAGTTAATAGATGCGGTCAGGTCCATGCACTCGTACAGCGTTCCGGAGGTCATAGCCATACCGATCATAGCCGGCTACGAGCACTACCTTAAGTGGTTAGAGGAGAGCATAAAGGTGTAA
- a CDS encoding class I SAM-dependent methyltransferase: MGASEKRARALIKDIIETYESIAEGFSATHKSPWIEMLKPLGDVLGKSVLDVGCGNGRHLVVLAKRASIAVGIDLSRNLIKIAKTRVNKLGLSDRAMLVIADILFMPFRRASFDNIICIAVIHHIPTEKLRLKAMSEMAETLKSNGLMVVSAWYRWQRRLLLKVLRGAIMRLMNKAFEFGDAYVSWSFRGRKYERFYHLFTLKEMEELLNRSQLKIQDLKLVAIGSKRWINVMATAVKR; this comes from the coding sequence ATGGGCGCATCAGAGAAGAGGGCACGAGCGCTAATTAAGGATATCATTGAAACTTACGAATCCATAGCTGAAGGGTTCTCCGCCACTCACAAGTCTCCTTGGATTGAGATGCTTAAGCCATTGGGGGATGTTCTCGGGAAATCGGTTTTAGACGTTGGCTGCGGAAATGGAAGGCACCTAGTAGTTCTCGCCAAGAGGGCATCAATAGCAGTGGGCATAGACCTCTCAAGAAACCTCATTAAGATAGCTAAGACCAGAGTAAACAAACTTGGTCTTTCTGATAGAGCGATGCTCGTAATAGCCGACATCCTCTTCATGCCATTTAGGCGAGCAAGCTTCGACAACATCATCTGCATAGCCGTTATACATCACATACCAACTGAGAAGTTAAGGTTAAAAGCCATGAGCGAAATGGCCGAGACATTAAAAAGCAACGGATTAATGGTCGTATCAGCTTGGTATAGATGGCAGAGGAGGCTCTTACTTAAAGTGCTAAGGGGGGCAATCATGAGGTTGATGAACAAGGCCTTTGAGTTTGGAGACGCTTACGTGTCATGGAGCTTTAGAGGGAGGAAGTATGAGAGGTTCTACCATCTCTTCACTTTAAAGGAGATGGAGGAACTCTTGAATCGCAGTCAACTTAAGATTCAAGATCTGAAGCTCGTAGCTATTGGGAGTAAGCGATGGATCAATGTCATGGCTACAGCCGTTAAGCGTTAA
- a CDS encoding argininosuccinate synthase — protein MRVVLAYSGGLDTSVAIKWLQEKYDAEVITVTLDVGQMEDLRAVEEKAKALGVYKHYSMNVVEEFVERFVARAIKANALYQGKYPLHSALSRPLIAEKLVEVALKEKADAVAHGCTGKGNDQVRIEVTVKALAPHLKIIAPVREWELSRDKEIEYARKKGIPIPIKDKPYSIDQNLWGRSIECGPLDDPYAEPPEDAFEWTVDPLKAPNEPTYVTLTFKNGLPIALNDVEMSLKDVIVTLNRVAGRHGVGRIDHIEDRVVGIKSREVYEAPAAVCIIEAHKDLEKMTLTKHELEFKSMVDDRWSRLVYEGLWCDPLREDLEAFIDKTQERVEGDVRLKLYKGTVTVVGRRSPKSLYELDLATYEEWSKFNQKLAKGFIELWGLQTCIARSRGGRAEPNVGSKGQSTKC, from the coding sequence ATGAGGGTTGTCTTAGCCTACTCAGGAGGGTTAGATACATCAGTTGCTATCAAGTGGTTGCAGGAGAAGTACGATGCAGAAGTAATAACTGTAACTCTAGATGTAGGTCAAATGGAGGACCTAAGAGCAGTTGAAGAGAAGGCCAAGGCATTAGGGGTCTACAAGCACTACTCGATGAATGTTGTCGAGGAGTTTGTCGAAAGATTTGTTGCACGAGCAATAAAGGCAAATGCTCTCTATCAAGGTAAGTACCCGCTTCATAGTGCTCTTTCTAGACCTTTAATTGCTGAGAAGCTTGTCGAGGTGGCCCTGAAGGAGAAGGCAGACGCGGTGGCACATGGATGTACCGGCAAAGGGAACGATCAAGTTAGGATAGAGGTCACCGTTAAAGCTCTAGCTCCTCACCTCAAGATAATAGCTCCAGTTCGAGAGTGGGAGCTTAGTAGGGATAAAGAGATAGAGTATGCAAGGAAGAAGGGTATCCCCATTCCAATAAAGGATAAGCCCTATAGCATTGACCAGAACTTGTGGGGAAGATCTATTGAATGCGGCCCACTTGACGATCCCTACGCAGAACCTCCTGAAGATGCCTTTGAATGGACTGTTGATCCGCTCAAAGCTCCAAACGAACCCACTTACGTAACCCTAACCTTCAAGAACGGACTACCGATCGCACTTAACGATGTTGAGATGAGTCTCAAAGACGTAATAGTCACGTTGAACAGAGTAGCTGGACGTCATGGTGTTGGTAGAATAGACCACATAGAGGATCGTGTTGTAGGGATAAAGAGCAGGGAAGTTTACGAGGCTCCAGCCGCGGTATGCATTATTGAAGCTCATAAAGACCTAGAGAAGATGACGCTAACAAAGCATGAACTGGAGTTTAAGTCGATGGTGGATGATAGATGGAGCAGACTCGTATATGAGGGTTTGTGGTGCGATCCTCTACGTGAGGATCTTGAAGCCTTTATTGATAAAACTCAAGAGAGGGTTGAAGGAGATGTTAGGCTGAAACTATATAAAGGAACGGTGACCGTGGTCGGTAGAAGATCCCCTAAGTCGCTCTATGAGCTTGACTTGGCAACCTACGAGGAGTGGAGTAAGTTTAATCAAAAATTGGCTAAAGGCTTCATAGAGTTGTGGGGATTACAAACGTGCATCGCCAGATCGAGAGGTGGTAGAGCTGAGCCAAATGTGGGAAGCAAGGGTCAAAGCACCAAGTGTTGA
- the lysX gene encoding lysine biosynthesis protein LysX has protein sequence MKVALLYDRLRWEEKAILDALKARGVEVEMVDAKLKVAVHGKMMDLGDIVLNRCLSHFRGLYWAAILETEGLRVVNSFRTLLIGGDKLLTSLELTKAKIPTPRFVVAFTVEGALQALSEIGLPAVVKPVVGSWGRLLALLRDYEHARAIFEHREHLEPFLHNIFYIQEYVEKPSRDIRSLVVGGEVVTSIYRYAPPGEWRTNIALGGRAEACTLTDEQQELVLKAARTINGEIVGVDCLESNRGLLINEINTTVEFKGAYSATGVDIAGKIADYLIKEAKR, from the coding sequence GTGAAGGTTGCCTTACTCTATGATAGGTTGAGGTGGGAAGAGAAGGCAATACTTGATGCTCTTAAGGCTAGAGGCGTTGAAGTCGAAATGGTAGATGCCAAGCTTAAGGTAGCAGTTCACGGTAAAATGATGGATTTGGGCGACATAGTGTTAAACAGATGTTTGAGTCACTTCAGAGGGCTTTATTGGGCAGCCATACTAGAGACTGAGGGTCTGAGGGTTGTTAACTCGTTTCGTACTTTGTTGATTGGAGGAGACAAATTACTCACGTCATTGGAGCTGACTAAAGCCAAGATACCTACACCGAGATTCGTTGTAGCATTCACAGTTGAAGGGGCTCTGCAAGCTCTGAGTGAAATAGGACTGCCAGCTGTTGTTAAGCCTGTTGTCGGTAGTTGGGGTAGGTTATTAGCATTGTTAAGGGATTACGAGCATGCAAGAGCTATATTTGAACATAGAGAGCATTTGGAACCCTTCCTCCACAACATATTCTACATTCAAGAGTATGTGGAGAAACCGTCGAGAGACATAAGGTCCCTAGTAGTGGGTGGTGAAGTCGTCACTTCGATATATCGGTACGCTCCACCAGGTGAATGGAGAACGAACATAGCCTTAGGGGGAAGAGCTGAGGCTTGCACTCTAACTGATGAACAACAAGAGCTCGTTTTAAAGGCGGCAAGGACCATTAATGGCGAGATAGTCGGTGTCGATTGCTTAGAAAGTAATAGAGGATTGCTCATAAACGAGATAAATACAACTGTCGAGTTTAAAGGTGCGTACTCTGCTACAGGTGTAGATATAGCCGGCAAGATAGCAGACTACTTAATTAAGGAGGCTAAGAGATGA
- a CDS encoding HAD-IIA family hydrolase, with product MPVKGLIVDLNGSVYVGDKPISGVPEALKELKRKGIKILFLTNNTTKTPQEYQQKLENMGIRVALNEILTSSMIAASYIKRTYGPSKVYVIGTKALEEVLRSYGHEVVASNSDIVVVGLDFDFNYQKLLKASREIRRGAKFIATNIDATIPVEGDIMPGAGSIVKAVEVASGVKPLVVGKPSKIALKEALRCLKLKPEEILVVGDRLETDIKMGRKFKCLTALVLTGVTRDVTSSSLPEHFRPHLVIRSLADLPRTISKLP from the coding sequence TTGCCGGTTAAAGGACTAATAGTAGATCTTAATGGTAGCGTATATGTTGGCGATAAGCCGATAAGCGGGGTGCCTGAGGCGTTAAAGGAGCTTAAACGTAAAGGGATTAAGATACTCTTCTTGACGAACAATACGACCAAGACCCCTCAGGAGTATCAACAAAAACTTGAGAACATGGGAATAAGAGTCGCTCTAAACGAAATCTTAACCTCAAGCATGATAGCAGCCTCCTACATCAAACGAACTTACGGACCCTCTAAAGTTTACGTAATAGGCACTAAAGCTCTAGAAGAGGTCTTGAGGTCTTATGGACATGAAGTCGTGGCCTCTAACTCCGACATCGTCGTTGTTGGACTAGATTTCGATTTCAATTATCAGAAGTTATTGAAAGCATCGAGAGAAATAAGGCGAGGGGCGAAGTTCATAGCAACTAACATAGATGCAACCATACCGGTTGAAGGCGATATCATGCCAGGTGCGGGCTCAATAGTTAAGGCAGTTGAGGTTGCATCCGGTGTAAAGCCACTGGTGGTAGGCAAACCCTCAAAAATAGCCCTCAAAGAGGCTTTAAGATGTCTCAAGCTAAAGCCTGAAGAGATTTTAGTTGTAGGTGATAGACTCGAAACCGATATAAAGATGGGGAGGAAATTCAAGTGCCTTACTGCGCTAGTCTTAACTGGGGTGACTAGAGACGTTACCTCTTCATCTTTGCCTGAGCACTTTAGGCCCCATCTAGTGATTAGGAGCCTAGCCGACCTACCCCGCACGATTAGCAAGTTACCTTAG
- the argC gene encoding N-acetyl-gamma-glutamyl-phosphate reductase yields the protein MKKRVGIVGASGFVGGELLRLLLYHPYAEVTIATSRKYVGEYVFRVHANLRKLTDLVFTPLDVKRLTENCDVVFLAVPHKQSAKLTAQLVETGVKVIDLSADFRFKDPYMYEVWYNWKHPVPDLLKEAVYGLPELHRDEIKRANIIACPGCMPTAAILALAPLAKSGIIDPEHIVVDVKIGSSGAGTSPSLATMHAERFGVVRPYAPAGHRHTGEIEQELSALTGKPVKVAMSAHAVNIVRGILATCHVYVNREVKLVELWRMYREMYANEPFVRIVKDKKGIYRLPDPKVVIGTNFCDVGFEVDPHANRVVAFGAIDNLMKGAAGQAVQCFNILIGVDERTGLDFCGFHPI from the coding sequence ATGAAGAAGAGAGTTGGGATCGTTGGAGCTTCAGGTTTTGTGGGTGGAGAACTCTTACGATTGCTCCTCTACCATCCATACGCTGAGGTGACCATTGCCACATCAAGGAAGTACGTCGGAGAGTACGTCTTTAGAGTCCACGCTAACTTAAGGAAGTTGACTGACTTGGTATTCACACCACTCGACGTGAAGAGGTTGACTGAGAATTGTGATGTTGTCTTTCTAGCAGTTCCGCATAAACAATCGGCTAAACTGACGGCTCAACTAGTAGAGACGGGAGTTAAGGTCATAGATTTGAGTGCCGACTTTAGGTTTAAAGACCCCTATATGTACGAGGTGTGGTATAATTGGAAGCATCCCGTACCAGACTTGCTTAAAGAGGCTGTCTATGGCTTGCCTGAGCTTCATCGAGATGAGATAAAAAGAGCCAATATAATCGCATGTCCAGGCTGTATGCCAACAGCTGCAATATTGGCATTAGCTCCTCTAGCTAAAAGTGGAATAATAGATCCTGAACACATAGTCGTTGACGTTAAAATAGGCTCTTCAGGCGCGGGTACAAGTCCCTCATTAGCTACGATGCACGCTGAAAGATTTGGAGTGGTAAGACCCTACGCTCCGGCTGGTCATAGACACACGGGAGAGATAGAACAAGAACTCTCAGCCTTAACTGGCAAACCAGTGAAGGTGGCGATGTCAGCTCATGCAGTCAACATAGTTCGAGGGATACTAGCTACATGTCACGTGTATGTGAATAGAGAGGTAAAGCTCGTAGAGCTTTGGAGAATGTATAGAGAGATGTATGCTAATGAGCCTTTCGTTAGGATAGTGAAGGACAAGAAGGGGATATACAGGCTTCCAGATCCCAAAGTTGTCATTGGAACGAACTTCTGTGACGTAGGCTTTGAGGTAGACCCTCATGCAAATCGAGTCGTGGCTTTTGGGGCTATAGATAACTTAATGAAGGGGGCCGCAGGACAAGCTGTTCAATGCTTCAACATACTAATAGGAGTTGACGAGAGAACAGGTCTTGACTTCTGTGGCTTCCATCCCATATAG